In Sphingobacterium thalpophilum, a genomic segment contains:
- the lpxD gene encoding UDP-3-O-(3-hydroxymyristoyl)glucosamine N-acyltransferase, giving the protein MQFTAQQIGTLLEGRIEGNPEVTVGNLAKIEEGKKGDLSFLSNPKYEHFIYTTDASIVIVNEDLQLTQATKPTLTIIRVKNAYAAFSTILNMYNEFRLDKSGREEPHFIHTEAEIGQGGYIGAFVYIGRGASIGDNVKIYPQVYIGDKVTIGDNTTLYPGVKIYHDCKIGKNVVVHSGVVIGSDGFGFAPQEDGTYKKVPQIGYVQVEDNVEIGANTVIDRATMGATIVRDGVKLDNLIQIAHNVDIGKNTVIAAQTGISGSSKIGEHVVLGGQVGVVGHIVVAKGSQIQAQSGVNRSIKEEGKKWGGTPVMPYQPQLRSNVIFARLPELEKRIQELEKLVEKKLK; this is encoded by the coding sequence ATGCAATTTACTGCTCAACAAATAGGGACATTATTAGAAGGACGGATTGAAGGAAATCCAGAAGTTACTGTAGGTAACCTTGCCAAAATTGAGGAAGGTAAAAAAGGCGATCTTTCTTTTTTGTCAAATCCAAAATATGAGCATTTTATTTATACTACTGACGCCTCGATTGTAATTGTGAATGAAGATTTACAATTGACCCAAGCAACTAAGCCGACTTTAACGATCATACGGGTGAAGAATGCATATGCTGCTTTCTCTACCATTCTGAATATGTATAATGAGTTCCGTCTTGACAAAAGCGGACGTGAGGAGCCTCATTTTATACATACTGAAGCGGAGATCGGCCAAGGAGGTTATATCGGTGCATTTGTATATATTGGACGCGGAGCTTCCATTGGAGATAACGTGAAAATTTACCCACAGGTCTATATTGGCGATAAAGTAACGATTGGAGATAATACAACACTCTATCCAGGGGTGAAGATTTATCATGATTGTAAGATTGGGAAAAATGTCGTCGTACATTCTGGTGTTGTGATCGGATCGGATGGATTTGGATTTGCACCACAAGAAGACGGAACATATAAAAAAGTACCTCAGATTGGTTATGTGCAAGTGGAGGATAATGTTGAGATCGGCGCCAATACAGTAATCGATAGAGCAACAATGGGTGCTACAATCGTGCGTGATGGTGTTAAGTTGGATAATTTGATTCAAATTGCACATAATGTTGATATTGGAAAGAATACTGTAATCGCAGCACAAACAGGTATTTCTGGTAGCTCAAAAATTGGAGAACATGTGGTTTTAGGAGGCCAGGTTGGGGTTGTTGGTCATATTGTTGTTGCAAAGGGCTCTCAAATCCAGGCGCAATCAGGAGTGAATAGATCGATTAAAGAAGAAGGTAAAAAGTGGGGCGGTACACCGGTGATGCCTTATCAGCCCCAATTGCGTTCTAATGTGATTTTTGCACGCCTC
- a CDS encoding HD domain-containing protein, with amino-acid sequence MNKNKIINDPVYGFVAIPTGLVFDLVQHPYFQRLRYIKQVSMTHLVYPGALHTRFQHAIGAMHLMSMALETLRSKGVIISADEEEAVLSAILLHDIGHGPFSHSLEHSLIEGVSHELLSSLLMDRINNDLGGRLSLAITIFNNKYERKFLHQLVSSQLDVDRMDYLNRDSFFTGVSEGVISFDRIIKMLNVVADEIVVEYKGLYSVEKFLIARRLMYWQVYLHKTVIGAEQLLIKILQRAKYLTATGHKLFSTPAFHWFLSQQVNKTNFLDDPLHLDWFTRLDDTDIMSAIKIWEHHEDSILSTMCQRVMKRNLYRSVMSNKPFSPAYVDLVKSKVQAELGVAQEDIHYYVFMQEIQNRAYNSSKDQIKILLKSGELLDITEASDLGNLEALSKNVAKYALCYPKEVGYVAITSIK; translated from the coding sequence TTGAACAAAAATAAAATTATTAATGATCCGGTATATGGATTTGTCGCTATTCCTACAGGATTGGTCTTCGACTTAGTGCAACATCCTTATTTTCAAAGGCTCCGCTATATTAAGCAGGTGAGCATGACGCATCTTGTCTATCCCGGAGCTTTACATACTCGTTTTCAGCACGCCATAGGGGCGATGCATTTGATGTCAATGGCCTTGGAAACTTTGCGGAGTAAAGGTGTCATCATTTCTGCGGATGAAGAGGAGGCTGTTCTTTCGGCAATATTGCTGCATGATATAGGTCACGGCCCTTTTTCACATTCTTTGGAGCATAGTTTGATTGAAGGTGTTTCTCATGAGCTATTGTCTTCTCTTTTAATGGATCGAATCAACAATGATCTGGGTGGAAGACTAAGTCTTGCAATTACAATCTTTAATAATAAATACGAACGTAAATTTCTGCATCAATTGGTGTCGAGTCAATTGGACGTTGATCGAATGGATTACCTCAATAGAGATAGTTTTTTTACCGGTGTATCGGAAGGCGTGATCTCATTTGATCGTATCATAAAAATGCTCAATGTCGTGGCGGATGAAATCGTGGTGGAATATAAAGGGCTGTATTCTGTGGAGAAATTCCTGATTGCACGACGGCTCATGTATTGGCAAGTCTATTTACATAAGACCGTTATCGGTGCTGAACAATTATTGATTAAAATTCTGCAGCGGGCAAAATATTTAACGGCTACTGGTCATAAGCTCTTTTCTACCCCGGCTTTTCATTGGTTTTTAAGCCAGCAGGTCAACAAAACTAATTTTTTGGATGACCCGTTACATTTGGATTGGTTTACTCGTTTAGATGATACGGATATTATGTCTGCGATAAAAATATGGGAACATCATGAGGATTCTATTTTAAGTACAATGTGCCAGCGCGTTATGAAACGTAATCTATATCGCTCTGTCATGAGCAATAAACCATTCTCGCCAGCATATGTAGATTTAGTGAAATCGAAAGTACAAGCTGAGCTGGGTGTGGCTCAGGAGGATATTCATTATTATGTATTTATGCAGGAAATTCAAAACCGTGCCTATAATTCTTCCAAGGATCAAATAAAAATATTATTGAAATCGGGCGAGCTCTTGGATATAACAGAGGCTTCTGATCTAGGGAATTTAGAAGCACTATCGAAAAATGTGGCTAAATACGCCTTATGTTATCCAAAAGAGGTGGGATATGTTGCAATTACTTCCATCAAGTAG
- a CDS encoding ABC transporter ATP-binding protein — protein sequence MAHSSSCQYIPTDIHVPGLAAIHAEHLSFSFHENNMQFAVENSSFDIDEGKITAIIGESGSGKSTLLRLIYGLLEPTGGIVRYKGWQVPTRKDKLIPGHDAMKLVSQGFDDLNTYANVWDNVASQLPNTDIKRKQDKTAEILQRLRIDHLAKKRVADISGGEKQRVAICRALINEPEVLLMDEPFNQVDASFRDTLQQDIKDIVKETGLTVILVSHDPTEVLALADNLIVMKSGKILDQNNPHVLYSNPSHPYTAQLLAKSNILQVEQAQNLGIASEKPIAIHQEWISISPSEQSTFFVKDVRFRGFYYEIVVSNNEINLHAIITSQIIPQKQQAVDLTISHWISFDH from the coding sequence ATGGCTCATTCATCCTCTTGTCAATATATTCCAACTGATATCCATGTGCCCGGATTAGCGGCTATACATGCCGAACACTTGAGCTTTTCCTTTCATGAGAACAATATGCAGTTTGCTGTTGAAAATAGTTCTTTCGATATCGACGAAGGAAAAATAACAGCGATCATTGGTGAATCTGGTAGTGGAAAAAGTACCTTGCTTAGACTTATATACGGTCTTTTGGAACCAACTGGTGGCATTGTGCGCTATAAAGGTTGGCAGGTCCCGACGCGCAAGGACAAGCTGATCCCCGGACATGATGCCATGAAATTAGTCTCGCAAGGCTTTGACGATTTGAATACGTATGCCAATGTTTGGGATAATGTTGCTTCCCAATTGCCAAACACAGATATCAAACGCAAGCAGGACAAAACTGCGGAAATATTACAACGTCTACGGATCGATCACCTCGCTAAAAAAAGAGTAGCTGACATCAGTGGCGGAGAAAAACAACGCGTAGCAATCTGTCGTGCATTGATCAACGAGCCTGAAGTCTTACTCATGGACGAACCATTCAATCAGGTCGACGCCTCTTTTAGGGATACCTTACAACAGGACATCAAGGATATTGTTAAAGAAACCGGGCTAACCGTCATTTTAGTTTCACACGATCCGACAGAAGTACTTGCCCTGGCAGATAATCTTATTGTGATGAAATCTGGCAAAATCCTGGATCAAAACAACCCACATGTGTTGTACAGCAATCCATCGCACCCTTATACTGCCCAATTATTGGCAAAAAGCAATATATTACAGGTTGAGCAAGCTCAAAATTTAGGCATAGCAAGCGAAAAACCAATCGCGATACATCAAGAATGGATCTCAATCAGTCCATCTGAGCAGTCTACTTTTTTTGTGAAAGATGTCCGATTCAGAGGTTTTTATTATGAAATCGTCGTCA
- a CDS encoding PglZ domain-containing protein codes for MQKTHILWADDEIDFLKPHILFLESKGYKVDTVNNGNDAVEAFKNGFFHLVFLDENMPGLTGLETLAILKSINPTVPVVLVTKNEEEHVMEDAIGSKIDDYLIKPVNPKQILMTIKKLTENKRLVNEKTSMAYQQDFRNLGMILNDNLDFNQWSEVYKKLVYWELSLEKLEDNNMHEILTMQKSEANMQFSKFIENNYIQWINRPENAPILSHQLFKKKVFPTIEDHIPTFFFLIDNLRFDQWKIINEVITDYFRLEEEITYYSILPTATQYARNAIFSGLTPLEMEKRFPKLWQNDEDEGGKNLYEDKFLEDQIKRLYRKSIKHSYTKILTLEQGKDVLDNLGNLMHNQLNVLVYNFVDMLSHARTDSSMIRELANDEAAYRSITLSWFEHSPLLEVIKWLSQKKVRVIITTDHGTIRVKKPSKIVGDRNTNTNLRYKQGKNLNYIDKDVFAIKNPHEAQLPKLHVSSTYVFAKEDSYFVYPNNYNQFVNYFNGTFQHGGISLEEMIIPFATYLPK; via the coding sequence ATGCAAAAAACACATATCCTTTGGGCTGACGATGAGATTGACTTTCTAAAACCACACATATTATTTTTAGAAAGCAAAGGTTACAAAGTTGACACGGTCAACAATGGAAATGATGCCGTTGAAGCCTTTAAGAATGGTTTTTTCCACCTCGTTTTCCTAGACGAAAATATGCCTGGGCTAACCGGGCTCGAAACACTTGCCATACTCAAATCGATCAACCCTACTGTCCCTGTTGTTCTGGTTACAAAAAACGAAGAAGAACATGTCATGGAAGATGCCATCGGCTCCAAAATAGATGATTATCTGATCAAGCCGGTCAACCCCAAGCAGATCTTGATGACAATTAAAAAATTAACGGAGAACAAGCGTCTTGTCAATGAGAAAACATCCATGGCCTATCAACAAGACTTCCGCAATTTAGGGATGATCCTAAATGACAATTTGGATTTCAATCAATGGTCAGAAGTCTACAAAAAATTGGTCTACTGGGAATTGTCTCTCGAAAAGCTTGAAGATAACAATATGCATGAAATTCTGACGATGCAAAAATCCGAAGCAAACATGCAATTCTCAAAATTTATTGAAAACAACTATATACAATGGATTAATCGTCCCGAAAACGCGCCCATTCTATCCCACCAGCTATTTAAGAAGAAGGTATTTCCGACCATAGAAGATCATATACCGACATTTTTCTTTCTAATAGACAATTTGCGTTTCGATCAATGGAAAATTATCAATGAGGTCATTACCGATTATTTTAGACTTGAGGAGGAGATAACCTATTACAGTATTTTACCAACAGCAACACAATATGCTAGAAATGCCATCTTTAGTGGCTTAACTCCACTGGAAATGGAAAAACGCTTTCCGAAATTATGGCAAAACGATGAAGATGAAGGCGGCAAGAATTTATATGAGGATAAATTTTTGGAAGATCAGATCAAACGACTTTACCGCAAGTCCATAAAACACTCCTACACGAAAATTTTGACCCTGGAACAAGGAAAGGATGTGTTAGACAATCTTGGTAATTTGATGCACAATCAACTGAATGTATTGGTGTATAACTTTGTTGACATGCTTTCTCACGCACGTACAGACAGCTCTATGATTCGTGAATTAGCAAACGACGAAGCGGCATATCGCTCGATTACATTGTCATGGTTTGAACACTCACCTTTATTAGAGGTTATAAAATGGCTCTCTCAAAAGAAAGTTCGTGTGATCATTACAACCGACCACGGCACGATCCGGGTAAAAAAACCAAGTAAAATAGTTGGTGACCGCAACACAAATACAAATTTGAGATATAAGCAAGGGAAAAACCTGAACTATATTGACAAAGATGTTTTTGCTATCAAAAATCCCCACGAGGCACAGCTGCCTAAACTTCATGTAAGTTCAACATACGTTTTTGCCAAAGAAGATTCGTATTTTGTTTACCCCAACAACTACAATCAATTTGTCAATTACTTTAATGGAACATTCCAACATGGTGGAATATCGCTGGAAGAAATGATTATCCCCTTTGCGACATACCTACCGAAATAG
- the tsaE gene encoding tRNA (adenosine(37)-N6)-threonylcarbamoyltransferase complex ATPase subunit type 1 TsaE — translation MEIIVNTTANLSQAAQTLLNSFPKDRIFLLYGSMGAGKTTFVKHLCKQLNVQDSTSSPTFSIVNEYESPAGPVYHFDFYRIKDEQEAFDFGYEEYFYSGAYCFVEWPEKIPNLLPEEAKEIHISILDATTRQISIR, via the coding sequence ATGGAAATTATTGTAAATACCACAGCAAATCTATCTCAAGCGGCTCAGACACTTTTAAATAGTTTTCCAAAGGACCGGATTTTTCTATTATATGGTTCCATGGGAGCAGGAAAGACAACTTTTGTAAAACACCTGTGTAAACAATTGAATGTACAAGATAGTACATCTAGTCCAACATTCTCCATTGTTAATGAATATGAGTCTCCAGCTGGCCCCGTATATCACTTTGATTTTTACCGCATTAAAGATGAACAGGAGGCATTCGATTTTGGTTATGAGGAATATTTCTATTCAGGTGCTTATTGCTTTGTTGAGTGGCCGGAGAAAATCCCCAACTTACTTCCTGAAGAAGCAAAAGAGATACATATTAGCATCCTAGATGCAACAACACGTCAAATTTCTATTCGTTAA